One segment of Lachancea thermotolerans CBS 6340 chromosome E complete sequence DNA contains the following:
- the SDH2 gene encoding succinate dehydrogenase iron-sulfur protein subunit SDH2 (highly similar to uniprot|P21801 Saccharomyces cerevisiae YLL041C SDH2 Iron-sulfur protein subunit of succinate dehydrogenase (Sdh1p Sdh2p Sdh3p Sdh4p) which couples the oxidation of succinate to the transfer of electrons to ubiquinone), with protein MMMSGILKRNIAGVVARRGLATEVVQEPRLKTFKIYRWNPDHPADKPKLQEFKVDLNKCGPMVLDALLKIKDEQDATLTLRRSCREGICGSCAMNIGGRNTLACLCKIDTDVSKQTKIYPLPHMYIVKDLVPDLTQFYKQYKSVQPYLQRSKMPEDGKENLQSIEDRKKLDGLYECILCACCSTSCPSYWWNQEQYLGPAVLMQAYRWLIDSRDEASKFRKEMLQNSMSLYRCHTIMNCTRTCPKGLNPGYAIAEIKKALATS; from the coding sequence ATGATGATGAGCGGTATTTTAAAGAGGAACATAGCAGGAGTGGTTGCAAGGAGAGGATTAGCTACTGAGGTAGTACAGGAGCCAAGACTAAAGACATTCAAGATCTATCGTTGGAACCCGGACCACCCTGCCGACAAGCCAAAATTGCAAGAGTTCAAGGTTGACTTGAACAAATGCGGACCTATGGTGCTGGATGCATTACTAAAGATCAAGGATGAGCAGGATGCAACCCTTACGCTGAGAAGATCGTGCAGAGAGGGTATTTGCGGCTCGTGCGCGATGAACATCGGAGGCAGAAACACGCTAGCGTGCTTGTGCAAGATCGACACAGATGTTTCTAAGCAGACCAAGATCTACCCCCTGCCACATATGTACATCGTCAAGGACCTGGTTCCTGACCTGACGCAATTCTACAAGCAGTACAAGTCGGTGCAGCCTTACTTGCAGAGGTCGAAGATGCCAGAGGACGGCAAGGAGAACTTGCAGAGCATCGAAGACAGAAAGAAGCTAGACGGTCTTTACGAGTGTATTCTTTGCGCTTGCTGCTCGACATCGTGCCCTTCGTATTGGTGGAACCAGGAGCAGTATCTGGGGCCAGCGGTTCTCATGCAGGCATACCGTTGGTTGATCGACTCCAGAGACGAGGCTTCCAAGTTCAGAAAAGAGATGCTACAGAACTCCATGTCCTTGTACAGATGTCACACCATTATGAACTGTACCAGAACGTGTCCTAAGGGTCTCAACCCGGGTTACGCTATCGCcgagatcaagaaggctTTGGCTACCTCCTAA
- the GUT1 gene encoding glycerol kinase (similar to uniprot|P32190 Saccharomyces cerevisiae YHL032C GUT1 Glycerol kinase converts glycerol to glycerol-3-phosphate glucose repression of expression is mediated by Adr1p and Ino2p-Ino4p derepression of expression on non-fermentable carbon sources is mediated by Opi1p and Rsf1p), with protein MTAAAPTGATEEPSEVPLVASIDVGTTSSRVILFNMLGQEVSKHQIEYSTSASREKYAPVGKRRHSVDETTAAAAGGGSDSRRASRASPPSPAQPIFSAEGIAIEANEYLEIEDLERPSVPTLSFPRAGWVECNPLGILAHVVQCFAANLVSVDRVNGSRVSNGLAPYRIRCVGIANMRETTLVWSRKTGEPVVPYGIVWNDTRTSAIVTEKRNSTPQAVQDRLRAKTGLPLYSTYFSCSKLRWLLDNEPAVRACYDAGDLMFGTVDTWLIYHLTSNRAFVSDVTNASRTGFMNLDTLVYDDELLNYWDLARDKVNLPRIVSSAEYYGDFALPECVRTNLTPVAWSLLTDFCARTPAVPIQGCLGDQSASLVGQLAFKPGAAKCTYGTGCFLLYNTGTKKLISSHGALTTFGYWFPHLENEEHAQPHFALEGSVAVAGAVVQWLRDNLRLIPKAEDIGPLASRVSDTGGVVFVPAFSGLFAPYWDASARATIMGMSQHTTASHLARAAVEGVCFQARAILKAMSSDAAGEGRKDRDFLEEVADGTYEKAPLSMLAVDGGMSRSKEVMQIQADILGPCVKVRTSASSECTALGAAIAAALAYEKREDRVLWKDLKDVKKWVMYGGTEPGNRPPVDEESFRTRIFRSKSIDTERRRKWKLWEAAIERSRGWMNIVEQSTHDNATAKNM; from the coding sequence ATGACCGCCGCAGCGCCAACGGGGGCCACCGAAGAGCCCAGCGAGGTGCCGCTGGTGGCGTCGATCGACGTGGGGACGACTTCGTCCCGCGTGATCTTGTTCAACATGCTGGGCCAGGAAGTGTCCAAGCACCAGATTGAGTACTCCACGTCCGCATCGCGCGAGAAGTACGCGCCCGTGGGCAAGCGGCGCCACAGCGTAGACGAGACGAcggcggccgcggccggcggcggcagcgacAGCCGCCGCGCCAGCCGGGCTAGCCCGCCCAGCCCCGCGCAGCCGATCTTCTCCGCGGAAGGCATTGCGATCGAGGCCAACGAGTACCTCGAGATCGAGGACCTCGAGCGGCCCAGCGTGCCCACGCTGAGCTTCCCGCGCGCCGGGTGGGTCGAGTGCAACCCGCTGGGCATCCTCGCGCACGTGGTGCAGTGCTTCGCGGCCAACCTGGTGAGCGTGGACCGCGTCAACGGCAGCCGCGTGTCGAACGGGCTCGCGCCCTACCGCATCCGCTGCGTCGGCATCGCCAACATGCGGGAGACGACGCTGGTGTGGTCGCGGAAGACGGGCGAGCCGGTCGTCCCGTACGGGATCGTGTGGAACGACACGCGCACGTCTGCCATCGTGACCGAGAAGCGCAACAGCACGCCGCAGGCCGTGCAGGACCGGCTGCGCGCCAAGACCGGGCTGCCGCTGTACTCGACGTACTTCTCGTGCTCGAAGCTGCGCTGGCTGCTGGACAACGAGCCCGCGGTGCGCGCATGCTACGACGCGGGCGACCTGATGTTTGGCACCGTGGACACGTGGCTCATCTACCACCTGACCTCGAACCGCGCGTTTGTGTCGGACGTGACGAACGCGTCGCGCACGGGGTTCATGAACCTGGACACCCTGGTCTACGACGACGAGCTGCTGAACTACTGGGACCTCGCGCGTGACAAGGTGAACCTGCCGCGGATCGTGTCGTCCGCGGAGTACTACGGCGACTTCGCGCTGCCCGAGTGCGTGCGCACGAACCTCACGCCTGTCGCGTGGAGCCTGCTGACGGACTTCTGCGCGCGCACGCCCGCGGTGCCCATCCAGGGCTGCCTGGGCGACCAGAGCGCGTCGCTCGTGGGCCAGCTCGCGTTCAAGCCCGGCGCGGCCAAGTGCACATACGGCACGGGCTGCTTCCTGCTGTACAACACGGGCACCAAAAAACTGATCTCCAGCCACGGCGCGCTCACGACGTTTGGCTACTGGTTCCCGCACCTTGAGAACGAGGAGCACGCGCAGCCGCACTTTGCGCTCGAGGGCTCCGTCGCCGTCGCGGGCGCCGTGGTCCAGTGGCTGCGCGACAACCTGCGCCTAATCCCCAAGGCCGAGGACATCGGCCCTCTCGCGTCCCGCGTCTCGGACACGGGCGGCGTTGTGTTCGTTCCCGCGTTCAGCGGCCTCTTCGCGCCCTACTGGGacgccagcgcgcgcgcgacGATCATGGGCATGTCACAGCATACGACCGCGTCGCACCTGGCCCGCGCTGCCGTCGAGGGCGTCTGCTTCCAGGCCCGCGCCATCTTgaaggcgatgagctctgACGCGGCAGGCGAGGGCCGCAAGGACCGCGACTTCCTCGAGGAGGTCGCGGACGGCACCTACGAGAAGGCACCACTGTCCATGCTTGCAGTCGACGGAGGGATGTCGCGTTCGAAGGAGGTTATGCAGATCCAGGCCGATATCCTGGGCCCCTGCGTGAAAGTACGGACCTCCGCGAGCTCCGAGTGTACCGCGCTCGGCGCCGCGATTgccgcggcgctggcgtACGAGAAACGCGAGGACCGCGTCTTGTGGAAGGACCTCAAAGACGTCAAGAAGTGGGTCATGTACGGTGGCACGGAGCCCGGCAACAGACCACCCGTGGATGAAGAGTCCTTCCGCACACGCATCTTCAGATCCAAGTCGATCGACACTGAAAGGAGAAGGAAGTGGAAGCTGTGGGAGGCTGCGATTGAGAGGTCCAGAGGCTGGATGAACATTGTGGAGCAGAGCACCCACGATAACGCGACGGCCAAGAACATGTAG
- the PIS1 gene encoding CDP-diacylglycerol--inositol 3-phosphatidyltransferase (similar to uniprot|P06197 Saccharomyces cerevisiae YPR113W PIS1 Phosphatidylinositol synthase required for biosynthesis of phosphatidylinositol which is a precursor for polyphosphoinositides sphingolipids and glycolipid anchors for some of the plasma membrane proteins), which translates to MAKVTASQVLWYVPNQIGYMRVFTAILSFFLMAKHPIWTTWIYGISCLLDALDGTMARKYNQTSGFGAVLDMVTDRSTTSSLICFLCVLFPRYAPVFQLLISLDLSSHYLHMYATLSTGGASHKTIEKEQWLLYMYYSRRWVLFTVCAFNELFYLALYLYGFPQLKHFDVPLWGRAHIGGVMAAVCLPGYVFKQVANVIQLKRAALLLASKDAEAASEKRA; encoded by the coding sequence ATGGCAAAGGTTACTGCATCGCAGGTGTTGTGGTATGTGCCCAACCAGATTGGGTACATGCGGGTGTTCACGGCAATTTTGTCGTTTTTCCTGATGGCTAAACATCCCATTTGGACGACGTGGATATACGGGATCTCGTGTCTGCTCGACGCGCTGGACGGAACAATGGCGCGCAAGTACAACCAGACCAGCGGGTTCGGCGCGGTCCTGGACATGGTCACGGACCGGTCCACGACGAGTTCGCTGATCTGCTTCCTGTGCGTACTGTTCCCCCGGTACGCGCCCGTGTTCCAGCTGCTGATCTCGCTGGACCTGTCGAGCCACTACCTGCACATGTACGCGACGCTGAGCACGGGTGGCGCGTCGCACAAGACCATCGAGAAGGAGCAATGGCTGCTGTACATGTACTACAGCCGTCGGTGGGTGCTGTTCACGGTGTGCGCGTTCAACGAGCTGTTCTACCTGGCGTTGTACCTGTACGGATTCCCCCAGCTGAAGCACTTCGACGTGCCCCTGTGGGGGCGCGCGCACATCGGCGGCGTGATGGCGGCGGTGTGCCTGCCGGGGTACGTGTTTAAGCAGGTGGCGAACGTAATACAGCTGAAGCGCGcggcgctgctgctggcgtCGAAAGACGCGGAGGCGGCGAGCGAGAAGCGCGCGTGA
- a CDS encoding 60S ribosomal protein eL8 (highly similar to uniprot|P29453 Saccharomyces cerevisiae RPL8B and to YHL033C uniprot|P17076 Saccharomyces cerevisiae RPL8A Ribosomal protein L4 of the large (60S) ribosomal subunit), protein MAPGKKVAPAPLASKAGKAGKAKNPLTNSTPKSFGIGQDIQPKRNLSRYVKWPEYVRLQRQKKILSIRLKVPPAIAQFQHTLDRNTASETFKLFNKYRPETAAEKKERLTKEAAAIAEGKTRQEASPKPYVVKFGLNHVVSLVENKKAKLVLIANDVDPIELVVFLPALCKKMGVPYAIVKGKARLGTLVNQKTSAVAALTEVREEDESALAKLVSTVNANYLEKYEETKKHWGGGIVGQKAQAKKDQRAKASEAN, encoded by the coding sequence ATGGCTCCAGGTAAGAAAGTCGCTCCAGCTCCATTGGCTTCCAAGGCCGGCAAGGCCGGTAAGGCCAAGAACCCATTGACCAACTCTACCCCAAAGAGTTTCGGTATCGGCCAGGACATCCAGCCAAAGAGAAACTTGTCTAGATACGTCAAGTGGCCAGAGTACGTCAGACTGCAGAGacaaaagaagatcttgTCCATCAGATTGAAGGTCCCTCCTGCCATTGCCCAGTTCCAACACACTCTGGACAGAAACACCGCTTCTGAgactttcaagctcttcaacaagtACAGACCTGAGACTgctgctgagaagaaggagagaTTGACCAAGGAGGCTGCTGCCATCGCTGAGGGTAAGACCAGACAGGAGGCTTCTCCAAAGCCTTACGTCGTCAAGTTCGGTTTGAACCACGTCGTCTCTCTGGTTGAGAAcaagaaggccaagttGGTTTTGATCGCCAACGACGTCGACCCAATTGAGTTGGTCGTCTTCCTACCAGCTTTGTGTAAGAAGATGGGTGTCCCATACGCCATTGTCAAGGGCAAGGCTAGATTGGGTACTTTGGTCAACCAGAAGACCTCCGCCGTCGCTGCTTTGACTGAGGTCAGAGAGGAGGACGAGTCCGCTTTGGCTAAGTTGGTTTCCACCGTTAACGCCAACTACTTGGAGAAGTACGAggagaccaagaagcactGGGGTGGTGGTATCGTCGGCCAGAAGGCTcaggccaagaaggaccagAGAGCCAAGGCTTCCGAGGCCAACTAA
- the ATG10 gene encoding E2-like conjugating enzyme (weakly similar to uniprot|Q07879 Saccharomyces cerevisiae YLL042C ATG10 Enzyme that mediates formation of the Atg12p-Atg5p conjugate which is a critical step in autophagy) → MIPLGEFREQLQALIPVLQLWPKCLSVHASLNGEALIGLAEHPTLAFYTYEFEIGYSQTYQEPRLIFKIWEATTEQGAELQRPCFPADLSRLMNVQDFSIGLDHLHEARKDSWFSVHACDTSHIVGSVKHHYLKRWASVYLSLFDPCFSNTYLFVDDV, encoded by the coding sequence ATGATCCCGCTTGGCGAGTTCCGCGAACAGCTCCAGGCACTAATTCCAGTATTACAGCTTTGGCCAAAATGTCTCAGTGTGCATGCTTCTCTGAACGGCGAGGCGCTCATAGGGCTGGCGGAGCATCCGACGCTGGCCTTCTACACGTATGAGTTTGAGATAGGGTACTCGCAGACGTACCAAGAGCCCCGACTGATATTCAAGATATGGGAAGCGACAACTGAGCAAGGAGCTGAACTGCAACGTCCATGCTTCCCTGCTGACTTATCAAGGCTCATGAACGTGCAGGACTTTAGCATAGGCCTTGACCACCTGCACGAAGCACGCAAAGATAGCTGGTTTAGCGTCCATGCTTGCGACACCTCACATATAGTAGGGTCAGTGAAGCATCATTACCTTAAACGCTGGGCTTCTGTTTACTTGTCGCTGTTTGACCCGTGTTTTTCTAACACGTATTTATTCGTTGATGATGTATGA
- a CDS encoding zinc-dependent alcohol dehydrogenase (highly similar to uniprot|P00330 Saccharomyces cerevisiae YOL086C ADH1 Alcohol dehydrogenase involved in the production of certain carboxylate esters), with the protein MSVPKTQKAVVFETNGGELEYKDIPVPKPAANEILINVKYSGVCHTDLHAWKGDWPLATKLPLVGGHEGAGVVVGIGENVKGWKLGDLAGIKWLNGSCMACESCELSNESNCPHADLSGYTHDGSFQQYATADAVQAARIPEGTDLAEVAPILCAGITVYKALKSANLRAGNWVAISGAAGGLGSLAVQYAKAMGYRVIGIDGGDEKEQLFKKLGGEYFVDFRKSKDVVAEILEVTGGGAHGVVNVSVSEAAIESSTHYVRANGTVVLVGLPGGAKCCSDVFNHVVKSISIVGSYVGSRADTRQALDFFARGLVKSPIKIVGLSELPDVFEKMEKGQIAGRYVVDTAK; encoded by the coding sequence ATGAGCGTTCCAAAGACACAGAAGGCAGTGGTTTTCGAGACCAACGGCGGGGAGCTGGAGTACAAGGACATCCCTGTGCCCAAGCCCGCAGCCAACGAGATCTTGATTAACGTCAAGTACTCGGGTGTGTGCCACACGGACCTGCACGCGTGGAAGGGCGACTGGCCGCTGGCCACGAAGCTGCCCCTGGTGGGCGGGCATGAAGGTGCGGGCGTGGTGGTCGGGATCGGCGAGAACGTCAAGGGCTGGAAGCTGGGCGACCTGGCCGGGATCAAGTGGCTGAACGGGTCGTGCATGGCGTGCGAGTCGTGCGAGCTGTCCAACGAGTCCAACTGCCCGCACGCGGACCTGTCCGGGTACACGCACGACGGGTCGTTCCAGCAGTACGCGACCGCGGACGCGGTGCAGGCGGCGCGGATCCCCGAGGGCACGGACCTGGCGGAAGTGGCTCCCATCCTGTGCGCGGGCATCACCGTGTACAAGGCGCTGAAGTCCGCGAACTTGCGCGCCGGTAACTGGGTCGCGATTTCGGGCGCCGCGGGCGGGCTCGGGTCGCTGGCCGTACAGTACGCCAAGGCCATGGGCTACCGCGTGATCGGTATCGACGGCGGCGACGAGAAGGAGCAGctattcaagaagctgggcGGCGAGTACTTCGTGGACTTCCGCAAGTCCAAGGACGTGGTCGCGGAGATCCTCGAGGTCACGGGTGGCGGCGCCCACGGTGTGGTCAACGTCTCGGTCTCAGAGGCCGCCATTGAGTCCTCCACCCACTACGTGCGCGCCAACGGCACCGTGGTGCTCGTTGGGCTGCCCGGCGGCGCCAAGTGTTGCTCCGACGTCTTCAACCACGTGGTCAAGTCCATCTCCATCGTGGGCTCCTACGTCGGCAGCAGGGCCGACACGCGCCAGGCGCTGGACTTTTTCGCGCGCGGCCTGGTCAAGTCGCCCATCAAAATCGTCGGTCTATCCGAGCTGCCTGACGTCTTCGAGAAAATGGAGAAGGGCCAGATCGCCGGCAGATACGTGGTCGACACAGCCAAGTAA
- the FPS1 gene encoding Fps1p (similar to uniprot|P23900 Saccharomyces cerevisiae YLL043W FPS1 Plasma membrane glycerol channel member of the major intrinsic protein (MIP) family of channel proteins involved in efflux of glycerol and in uptake of the trivalent metalloids arsenite and antimonite), with protein MSKKSLPDSQDGNQRKPQEYMNDFLSDAESGSNVSHDQQNGGDGGEHYIPSRDFAPQHRISASASYVPRNGEGGGGSNYAVQQVVPNTHIPMSRSNSGNNGSGGGGGGGGGSGHSTGYRNRAQSGVSSNYMNMRSVQSNSGSAQNVNQPEASADPRDNDIPLMVKPKTLYQNPQTPTVLPSTYHPINTWSTLKQTYLKEFLAEFMGTMVMIFFGCTVVCQVRSGQQQQRVTFLKELSASTQVPAENKIELLQYLMPVDQFGTYDDVALIWGGAVVMGYFAAGGSALSGGHMNPALTLSNCVFRGFPWRKVPVYWAGQLLGAYCGALIVFAYYMPVIKYVYPDWNGNETVLGMFCTSPLQYLDSSRQFISELICSAVLQVGIFALTDPYTCLRSDLFPLMLFVLIFCLIGATALQTGAGLNPARDLGPRLALATVGFESDTLWRAHHHYFWVPIVAPFVGTLLGGTVYDICIYQGHESPLNWPYSLVKHKARRAWSNRPRFYRKRAGSDSAVSDWEYDNESNNASARDTDNEDTPKTGFFPESDPQIQKHVQFKSMSKNFNGKRNPVSGIPTIFEEGDDDDVDDADEAASGNETEKRPPLKPKSSKSFDKKGKKQ; from the coding sequence ATGAGCAAGAAATCTCTCCCCGATTCTCAGGATGGCAACCAGCGAAAACCGCAGGAGTACATGAACGACTTTCTCTCGGACGCCGAGAGCGGGTCCAATGTCTCGCACGACCAGCAGAACGGCGGCGACGGTGGCGAGCACTACATACCGTCGCGCGACTTTGCGCCGCAGCACCGGATCTCGGCGTCCGCGTCGTACGTGCCCCGTAACGGCGAGGGCGGCGGAGGCAGCAACTACGCCGTGCAGCAAGTCGTGCCCAACACGCACATCCCAATGTCGCGGTCCAACTCCGGCAACAacggcagcggcggcggcggcggcggcggcggcggcagcggccACTCCACAGGGTACCGGAATCGCGCCCAGAGCGGGGTTTCCAGCAACTACATGAACATGCGCTCTGTGCAATCCAACAGTGGCTCCGCGCAGAACGTCAACCAGCCGGAGGCGTCCGCGGACCCCCGAGACAACGACATCCCGCTCATGGTCAAGCCCAAGACCCTGTACCAAAACCCTCAGACCCCGACCGTGCTGCCGTCCACATACCACCCGATCAACACCTGGTCCACGCTGAAACAGACGTACCTGAAGGAGTTCCTCGCAGAGTTCATGGGCACAATGGTCATGATCTTCTTCGGGTGCACCGTTGTCTGCCAGGTGCGCTCgggccagcagcagcagcgtgTCACAttcctcaaagagctctctgCCAGCACCCAGGTACCCGCGGAAAACAAGATCGAGCTTCTGCAGTACCTCATGCCGGTCGACCAATTCGGTACCTACGACGACGTCGCGCTCATCTGGGGTGGGGCCGTGGTCATGGGCTACTTCGCGGCCGGAGGTAGTGCTCTTTCCGGTGGTCACATGAATCCGGCTCTCACCCTCAGCAACTGCGTGTTCCGTGGTTTCCCATGGCGCAAAGTGCCCGTGTACTGGGCCGGTCAGTTGCTTGGCGCCTATTGCGGCGCCTTGATTGTATTCGCCTACTACATGCCCGTCATCAAATACGTCTACCCAGACTGGAACGGCAACGAAACCGTTCTCGGTATGTTTTGTACATCTCCGCTGCAGTACCTCGACTCTTCCCGCCAGTTTATCAGTGAGCTCATTTGCAGTGCTGTTTTACAGGTTGGCATTTTCGCTTTGACCGATCCTTACACTTGTCTGCGTTCTGATTTGTTCCCGCTtatgctttttgttttaatcttctgcttgatcGGCGCGACAGCCTTGCAAACCGGCGCCGGCTTGAACCCTGCGCGTGACCTTGGACCGCGGCTGGCCCTCGCAACAGTGGGCTTTGAAAGCGACACTCTATGGAGAGCCCATCACCACTATTTCTGGGTACCCATCGTCGCCCCATTCGTCGGCACCCTTCTCGGGGGTACTGTCTACGACATATGCATCTACCAGGGGCACGAGTCTCCACTCAACTGGCCATACTCCCTAGTAAAACACAAGGCAAGAAGGGCGTGGAGCAACCGCCCTCGTTTTTACAGGAAAAGGGCAGGCTCCGACTCCGCGGTCAGTGACTGGGAATATGACAACGAAAGCAACAACGCCAGTGCTAGAGACACAGATAATGAGGATACGCCGAAGACAGGGTTCTTCCCCGAATCTGATCctcaaattcaaaagcacgTCCAATTTAAAAGCATGTCCAAGAATTTCAATGGCAAGAGAAATCCTGTATCGGGCATTCCTACCATTTTCGAGGAAGgcgatgatgacgatgTCGACGATGCTGATGAAGCCGCTAGCGGCAACGAAACCGAAAAGAGGCCTCCCTTGAAGCCTAAATCGTCGAAGTCATTTGATAAAAAAGGCAAGAAACAGTAA
- the GOS1 gene encoding Gos1p (similar to uniprot|P38736 Saccharomyces cerevisiae YHL031C GOS1 v-SNARE protein involved in Golgi transport homolog of the mammalian protein GOS-28/GS28): protein MASFVTVRGQAISLESQTESLLSKFSQYAQTTSSEPTSQERNLDSKLDSLLTQRQEVVDSLSNICNENPSISASKLSQLQRHREILQEHWQHFRNLRSSIQQERNRLNLLFSVKKDIAQQSEQDQDKYIQDEARRIDESHNVVDSLVSQAWDTRDQFSSQRTVLQTANNRMMQTLQRVPGINQVIAKINTRRKKNAVILASLITLCILFLFFTW from the coding sequence ATGGCCTCGTTTGTGACTGTGAGAGGCCAAGCAATTTCCCTGGAATCACAAACTGAATCTCTACTGTCCAAGTTTTCGCAGTATGCGCAAACCACAAGCTCCGAGCCCACATCTCAGGAGAGGAATCTTGACTCTAAGCTAGATAGCCTGCTCACCCAGCGGCAAGAGGTGGTGGACTCCTTGAGCAACATCTGCAACGAGAACCCCAGTATCTCTGCTTCGAAGCTATCGCAACTTCAGCGGCACCGAGAAATCTTGCAAGAACACTGGCAACATTTCAGAAATCTCCGGTCTTCGATCCAGCAAGAGCGCAACCGCCTGAACCTTTTATTCAGCGTCAAAAAAGACATAGCACAGCAGTCTGAACAAGACCAGGATAAGTATATCCAGGATGAGGCACGCCGCATAGACGAGTCTCACAATGTCGTGGACAGCCTAGTTTCACAGGCCTGGGATACCAGGGACCAGTTTTCCTCTCAAAGAACCGTGCTGCAGACCGCAAACAACAGAATGATGCAGACTTTGCAGCGCGTTCCTGGTATTAATCAGGTCATTGCTAAGATCAACAccagaagaaagaagaatgcGGTTATCCTTGCTTCCTTAATCACTTTATGTATACTATTTCTGTTCTTTACCTGGTAG